A genomic window from Sphingobacterium sp. BN32 includes:
- a CDS encoding FAD-dependent oxidoreductase — protein MGEVKTILEPARETPVRMDVDVLVVGGGPAGIIAAQAAASDGLKVALIDNRSFVGGNMTIGLPILGFLGQKGNQIIKGLPQKFIDRLKEVDAASEHRPCPLHMSLTLVEPEAVKNVGLKVLEEAGVKVLLYVFSAGVVMEGDELKGVIIESKSGREVILAKTVIDCTGDADVAYKAGVECEQGNEVGGAQPPTLMFCMANVDTDKLRMSIAEEPRTYLTDFIPAEYFGQNHQFIVVGLRSVMEKARQAGYHLPVERTILITGLREGEVWVNMSRINGVDGTNPESLTFGEIEGRKQVEEIQRYLQEYVPGFENSHFTKMAPFLGIRESRRIVGNYVMTADDILGCRRFDDAVAVASYPLDIHHPEGGGCTLTWCGDSYDIPYRSLVPQKVKNLLVAGRSISTTHEAMSAIRVMAPCMAMGEAAGRAAKLAVRKGVSPSEVDVAELRAELINSGAYLGEETAANA, from the coding sequence ATGTATTGGTTGTTGGTGGCGGACCTGCAGGTATCATTGCAGCTCAAGCGGCCGCATCTGATGGTTTGAAGGTTGCATTAATCGATAACCGTAGTTTTGTGGGTGGCAATATGACGATTGGTTTACCTATTCTAGGTTTCCTTGGTCAGAAAGGAAATCAGATCATTAAAGGTTTGCCACAGAAGTTTATCGACAGATTGAAAGAAGTTGATGCTGCTTCGGAGCACCGTCCATGTCCTTTGCACATGAGTTTAACTTTAGTTGAACCCGAAGCGGTAAAGAATGTTGGTCTGAAAGTGTTGGAGGAAGCAGGCGTTAAAGTATTGCTGTATGTATTCTCGGCGGGAGTTGTGATGGAAGGTGATGAGCTGAAAGGTGTAATCATTGAAAGCAAATCAGGTAGAGAAGTGATATTGGCTAAAACGGTTATTGACTGTACAGGTGATGCGGATGTTGCTTACAAAGCCGGTGTAGAATGTGAGCAAGGGAATGAAGTTGGAGGTGCGCAGCCACCGACCTTGATGTTCTGTATGGCGAATGTGGATACCGACAAATTGCGTATGTCTATCGCTGAAGAACCTAGAACATATTTAACGGATTTCATTCCTGCGGAATACTTCGGACAGAATCATCAGTTCATCGTGGTAGGTCTTCGCAGTGTGATGGAAAAAGCTCGTCAGGCAGGATACCATCTTCCAGTTGAGCGTACGATCCTGATTACAGGTTTGCGTGAGGGCGAAGTATGGGTGAATATGTCGCGTATCAACGGTGTAGATGGTACTAATCCGGAAAGTTTGACTTTCGGTGAAATTGAAGGCCGTAAGCAAGTAGAAGAGATCCAACGCTATTTGCAGGAGTATGTTCCAGGATTTGAGAACTCGCATTTTACTAAAATGGCGCCTTTCTTAGGTATTCGTGAATCTCGTCGCATTGTAGGAAACTACGTGATGACAGCGGATGACATCTTAGGTTGCCGCAGATTTGATGATGCAGTGGCTGTAGCGAGTTACCCATTAGATATTCACCATCCCGAAGGTGGCGGTTGTACATTGACTTGGTGTGGCGATAGCTATGATATCCCATACAGATCATTGGTTCCGCAAAAAGTGAAGAACTTATTAGTAGCAGGTCGTTCAATCTCGACTACACATGAGGCGATGTCTGCAATTCGCGTAATGGCGCCATGTATGGCCATGGGTGAGGCAGCAGGCCGTGCAGCGAAATTAGCTGTTCGTAAGGGCGTATCACCATCGGAAGTAGATGTGGCAGAATTACGTGCAGAACTTATCAACTCAGGTGCTTA